CGTTGGTGCGCAGTGCCCGCCACAGGTCGGCCTGGTGCTCGGCGGGGCGCAGCGGTGTCGAGCAGACGAACTTCGCGCCCTCGAACTCCGGCCGGGCCAGATCGTCGAGGCTGAGGAACAGGTACTGCGGACACGTTTCACCGAACACGTTGAGCCCGTCGTCCCGGGCCCGGGTGAGCTCGGCGACCGCTTCGGCGGCCGAGACGTGCACGACGTAGAGCGGTGCCCCGGCCACCCGGGACAGCTGGATCGCCCGGTGCGTCGCCTCCGCCTCCAGCAGCGGGTGCCGCACCTGCCCGTGGTAGCCGGGATCGGTGCGCCCCGCGGCCAGCGCCTGCCGCACCAGCACGTCGATCGCGATGCCGTTCTCGGCGTGCATCATCGTCAGCGCGCCGTTGTCCGCGGCCTGCTGCATGGCGCGCAGGATCTGCCCGTCGTCGCTGTAGAAAACTCCGGGGTAGGCCATGAAGAGCTTGAAGCTGGTGATCCCCTCGGCCACCAGTGCGTCCATCTCCTTGAGCGCTTCGTCGCCGACGTCGGAGAGGATCATGTGGAAGCCGTAGTCGATCGCGCACTGCCCGTCGGCCTTGGCGTGCCAGGCGTCCAGGCCTTCGCGCAGCGACCCGCCTACCGGCTGGATCGCGAAGTCCACGATCGTCGTCGTGCCGCCCCACGCCGCCGCTCTGGTGCCGGTTTCGAAGGTGTCCGAGGCGAAGGTGCCGCCGAAGGGCATCTGCATGTGGGTGTGCCCGTCCACTCCGCCCGGGATCACGTAGTGACCTCCGGCGTCGATGACGGTGTCGGCCGCGGGCACCCACTGCTCGGCGACCTCGGGCGCGGCGATCGCCGCGATCCGCTCGCCGTCGACGAGCACGTCCGCGCGGAGCTCCTCGGTCGCGGTGATCACCAGACCGCCGCGGATGATCGTCCGGTTCATCGCTGCCCTGCTTTCTCCAGCGCCGCCAGCAGGATTCGAGCTCCCTCACGCGCCTCCGGCTCGGTGAGGCTCAGCGGCGGGGCGATGCGCAGCACGTTGCCGTCGAGACCGCCCTTGCCGATCAGCAACCCGTCGCGCCGCGTCTGCTCCAGGACCTCGGTGGCCAGTTCCGGAGCCGGCGTCCCGTCGGCGCGGACGAGCTCGACGCCGATCATCAGGCCCTTGCCGCGCACGTCGGCCACTGCGGGAATCCGCCCGACCGCACCGTCGAGCTGCTCGCGCAGGACAGCTCCGGTGCGCGCGGCGTTGCCCTGCAGGTCGTTGGTGATCAGGTGGTCGAGGTTGGCCAGCGCACCGGCCGCGGTGATCGGGCTGCCGCCGAAGGTCGAGATCGAGTTGGCGCGGACGCTGTTCATCACCTCGGCGCGGGCGATCACGCCGCCGATCGACAGGCCGTTGCCGATCCCCT
This portion of the Saccharopolyspora antimicrobica genome encodes:
- the hydA gene encoding dihydropyrimidinase, translated to MNRTIIRGGLVITATEELRADVLVDGERIAAIAAPEVAEQWVPAADTVIDAGGHYVIPGGVDGHTHMQMPFGGTFASDTFETGTRAAAWGGTTTIVDFAIQPVGGSLREGLDAWHAKADGQCAIDYGFHMILSDVGDEALKEMDALVAEGITSFKLFMAYPGVFYSDDGQILRAMQQAADNGALTMMHAENGIAIDVLVRQALAAGRTDPGYHGQVRHPLLEAEATHRAIQLSRVAGAPLYVVHVSAAEAVAELTRARDDGLNVFGETCPQYLFLSLDDLARPEFEGAKFVCSTPLRPAEHQADLWRALRTNDLSVVSTDHCPFCFKDQKELGRGDFSKIPNGIPGVENRVDLLHQAVVEGHISRRRWVELACTTPARMFGLHPRKGTIAPGADADIVIYDPHREQVLSAQTHHMNVDYNAYEGKPVTGAVRTVLSRGRVIVDDGEYLGEAGHGRFLRRDTCQYLV